The Metarhizium brunneum chromosome 5, complete sequence sequence AGAAACAGAAACTGTAAAGAGGGAGCCGAGTGTTGATGTTTAGACGAGGATTTTTCATGTCGTGAAGAAGACATGCATCCAGCCTTGTAATACTCGGGGCGAGAAAGATGTGAGTTTGTGTAAATTCAACTGTCCATTTGGCTCCTTGCATGTGACGAGAGCCGTTGGCCGTTTGCATAATGAGCCGACAGCAAAGCTCTGATTGAAAGAACTCTGACTCTCAGCTCAGAATGCCCTCACTTTTGGGATGGGAGTTGCGATGCCGCCTCGGCTAGTACCACTTGGGCAAGGAGAGCCAAAGTGAGCGGGATACCGTTTTGCAAATCGCCACTTAGATGTCACTATCAAATCTCCAAGGGAATGGTAGTTTCGATTTAAAGACACAGCGCCTCtgtacctactaggtaggtacagAGTTGTTGAAATGCATGTAGTACGCGACATGATAGCGATCCCGCTCATGAGCCTGGATGCCTCTCGGAATCCAGTCTGTCAAGAATAGTCGAGTATCAGCTAGATTCTGCGGATTCTGCGGATTCTGCAGGGCTTTCTGATATGGGGTCAACAGAAGGAATCACTGAAGAATATCAACCTCCCCAGCGCCATCATCTCACATTGAAGGTGATGCGTATGCGTTTGAAAACTTCTAAAAGCCTGGCATCAAACGTCATCCTACCTACCTGAGTCAGAATATACTGACAATGTTCGATATCCAAATAGGCGAAGAACCACTGAACTAAGCATTCAAAGATGCCAATCTAATTGTCCAAGTGGACATTGATCTGGAagaaaacattgaagagcAGAACAGTGACAAGGCTGGTGTGCACGGGCCACATTAAACTTGCTCCGCTGCACCTCTAGCGGATATACTACCAGCAATCAgagctccttctccttctgctTTCAAAACGCGCTATCTCACATGCACTTAACGCGTGCAGTTGTCCAGgtgggcaaaaaaaaagttcaaGCCATTCCTGGTCCCATTTAGCTCCCTGCTTCTCCGCGCCCGCGCCTTTCAACTTCCACCACATCGCCGACGTGGCTCATCTCTCAATCCCTGACAGTCGTGATTGGGCTACCTTTATAGCGGCTGAATTGCTATACATGTTGAAGAGGGCTGCAGGGCCTGGAAGCTAGCTTGCTTCCGTCCAAACCAATTTCGATTTCTTCAGTACCTGGAACTCTCCGCCTCCCACAACCTCAGCCTCTTCCGCTGTATCCTCAATCCATCGCCTCTGTAGTCTACCTGAACACTGCGAAACACCTTTTTTCAAGGCTCCTACATCTGCCTACGAGCCTGGGTAGTGGCCTGGCGGTCCTCCACTTGCTAGGCAGATGTTTGGGGATGGGCACGAGATTCCAACGCCAACATGTCGGATCTTAACGAGGAACTGGCAAAATGGTACGAGGAACTACAGAAGCTCCCCCATGATTGCCATCTACTCTGCCCGAAGATCGACTCCGACGATCGCGAAAATTACAAAACCTTTGATGACCCTGAATCCCAAATCACCGTCGAAGACAAAAAACAGCGGATCGAAGATGGCCATCACCGCATCGAAATCACGTACTGGAATAGCCTGATATTTGGATTTGATAAAAGTGAGGCAGGGAAATGGGCAGAGGAGTTCAAAGATAGACTCGAGCATGTACTGAGGAGTTGCTCTGAATGCGTCCTCAACTGGCACATGCAACGCCAGGTCTATCTGCAAAGATTTTCTGAGTACGCTACCAAtccttattttttatagaGAGCCTGCTGACCAAGCGCAGAAAATGGAACGAACAAGTCATCGAGCACATCGAACAAATGCTGAATCGAATCGATATCGCCAGAATTAGTTGCAATCTTCAGTGGGCGAAAGAATACATCGGCAAAATCGAGGAAAGGGGAGATGTTTTCAAAAAGACGCAGTTGGGAGAGAAGCTGCCAGAAGTTCTTATTGCTGTCTACGAGGCTCTTTGCTGCATGCCGTTCATGTCAACACCTGACCAGCGCGCCCTTTTTCAGTACGTCTTCATGCGGTTGCAGGGCAAGAGTTATCTCAAGCTGGGGCGAAGCGATCCACTCCCTGGCATGACATACTTTTTATTTGATCAAAAGAATGATGACCGTCGAAAATGGGCACAAGAAAACTGGAAATTCATCAACTCCAAATCGATGACGGAGGCCCAGTTTGACTGGGCTGTGAGCAACGGATTGACCAGTGCGATAGATGACATTGCCAGAATTCAGGTGACTCCTCAGTTCTCGGATGAAGAGCGACTGGCTATCGAGCGTTTCTGGGAAGGGTTTGAAATAATTTTGACCAAGCTGCCAGAGAACCTTATTCACAGCCGCCTCCGCAGTCTGGAACTGCGCCAAGGCTCAAGCATTTACGACCTATTATTCCGTCACATTCAGACCTGTCCCTCGGAAGGTATGCTGGTTGTGACGATCCGAGTACTGACAATCTTCTTAAAAGATTACCCAAAAGCCTTTTGGGATGTAATCGGTGATGCTCGGCCAAACGTAATTGCCGACCTGCTTTTTGCTAGTCCTGTTTACAAGGTTTTGCTTCGCCAATCTCTTGACGACTGCTGGAGTGGGTTCAGCATGGATTCGGATGTTGTGCCTTTTCCTACATCGTGGATTCAACCTTGGCTTATGTCGTTGGGTCGAGACCGTAGATATGACGCTTGTGAAGTCCTCATGCACACTCTGTTTGCGACTCTGGCAAAAGATCCATTCATTGGTGAACCGGGGCAAGCCGCGTGTATTCGTGCTGGCTTTGACGCCATAAATTTCACCCTGAAGTCCTTCCTAGATCCCGATATACAGACAGCATCCGGTACGACTCATTTATACGCGGGTGGCGCTTTTAATCTAGTGGTAAAGAACAAGGACCTCATATTGGAGAGCCTGCGGCCACCACAAGATTCACGAGAGGGCTGGACGACTTTCAGAGTCTCCGACGCGGCCATGTCAGTCCTACATGCCGCTATGAAATTGGATATGAAGATGTTTTTGGAGGAGTTCCAGGCTATTCACAACAAAAAGCAACTTCAATCAACAATTCTCCGTGAGTCAAAGACATTTTGGGAAACCATTGTCGAAACATTCGACTCTTCGGGGGATCAAGTGACGCTGGCAAAGGATGTCTTAGTGTCCCTTGGCCCTCTCATCTCAGTCGAACAAATACGGCCACGCAAAAGCATCAACAAGCTGGATGAGTCTAGCCAGCGATTCAACACATCACTCGGTAGCATTGCCGATGTGTTGGCGAGAATATTGGGTCGAGTTTCGGAAGTGGACGCCACCGATTTGAATCTCCTGTTTGCAGATCGATTGTCCTTTCAGGTTATTGTAGGGTTATCCGTCCACGACGATTCTAACCTGGCTGAAGGCTCAGCGGAGATCCTCAAAAGCTGGACCGGTGAATTATCGCGGAGTGGTGCCATAGAACACATGTCTCAACTACATCCGGAACAAACTCTATCTTCTATCGTCTGGACACTGGAGAGAGTTCTTAAACCACCATTTCCTTGGGGACCTATCCGTCCGCTGCTCAATATGAGCAGGGATGTTCTCAGGGGATTGTCCGACCCGACCTCGGGTGTCCTCAGAACAAAGACTCTCAACTCAAAATCCGTCGCTGTAGTGTTACGCTGGTGGAATGAGCAGTGGAGATTCGTTTCAAAGTCCTGTCTCAATATAGAATCTTGGTCATTTTGCATTTCAAACGCGATTATGACCGAGTTCTGTCGAGAAATTATGGAACTAGCCGAAGCTCTTATTGCAGAAGACGGCCTTCTCACTTCTGCTACTGCTTTGGGCAAAAGTGAACAGGACGTGATGCCAATCATTCTGGGCCCGGCGAAAGAGAACTTTCGGGGAATGGAAAACATGATTCGATTGAAGGATAGATGGTTAGTTGACGTTACCGTTCGAGTGCTCGGCAAGATCTTGACTAGACTTCGGGAAAATAAACTCGAAATCAATGCCGGGTCACGAAAGCTCATCACGGACGCCTGCATTCCTACTGGGACTACCGGAAAGTACCTCCGCTCAACGAATTTAACAGACCAACAACGAGCTGAATTGCTTCAAGccctcggccatgatgaagaagtTCAGATTTTACAACTTGGGCCTACTACCAGTGTGGTAGATCGGACAACTGCTTTAGACAAGGAAAGGTCTAAGAAGCAGAGCAAGCTGGATGCTTGGTCCAAGTCTGCCCCTCCTGGGACTCCTTCCGATAAGGTTGGGAGGTCCAATAGAGATGACGTCCTGGAATTTAGCAGATCGGCTGACAGTCCTATTCTAAAGCAGCTTGCGGCACAGCAAGCAAGGTCTAAGTCCAAGGGTCCCGACATGAAGGCTATTTTGGCACTTAAGGAGAGCAGACAGAGAGAAAGGGCTGAGAAAGCCAAGAGAGATGCTGAGGCTATTGCCAGAGCCAAGAAGATTCGTGGAGAACTTGTCCCAGGAGAAGGATCTGGAGCCCAGAGTCTTGCATCAACAGGGAAAGATAATGCAAGAAGTGAAATCATGGTTAACAGCTCTGATGAGGAATCAGACGATGATAGTGCAGATTCTGACTCGGACGAGCAGCTTGCAACATTGAGCACTGGCGGCCAGAAAGGTCTTGACGAACATGAAAAACGTCGGCAGCAGGCTCTGCGAGATCGACTGCGCAGGCCGGTCAAGAAGATTCGACAGCAGCGTTCAGTTAAGGAAATGAGAGCTCGCTTGATCCCTCCTATGGATAGACTTCACAACACCATTCTAGCATGGGACATTTTTCACCAAGGCAACGACCCTCCTAATGGTCCGGCTGCCTCCGAGGTTGCTACAAAGTATCCCGATCCGCGGTCGTATCAAGCAACGTTCTTTCCTTTGCTTGCTTCCGAGGCCTGGCGTTCTTTCGTGACCGCAAAGGATGAGATAACGGCTCAGCCCTTCGGCATGAAACTTGCCAGCAGGGCAAGTGTTGACAGCTTTTTGGAAGTAGCCTTCACTTTACCTGTTGTTCAAAATCGTGAAAGGGGAGTCTCAGAAGGAGATATTCTCTTGGTCTCCGAAGCCGAGAGCCCTCTCCAAAACCCTATTTCAAGACACTGTCTGGCTAGAGTTCACCGAATCACGTACAAGAAGGATCTCATCGAAATTACATACCGTGTCGCATCACGTAACAACCAACTATCGACCTTGTTAATGCCTGGAGTCACTATCTATGGCGTCAAGATAACTAATATGACTACCATCGAACGAGAATATGCTGCGCTGGAAAGTCTACAGTATTACGATCTCATGGATGAAATCTTGAAAGCTGAACCGTCACCGATTCTTCGATACGGGGAGGAAAAGATTTCGAATGCCATGCAAAATTGGACTCTTAACCATGGTCAGGCTGTGGCGGTACTGGGGGCTCAAGATAACGATGGTTTCACACTTATCCAAGGACCGCCTGGAActggcaagaccaagactATTACTGCAATGGTTGGGTCATTACTCTCAGAACAGCTTGCCCAAGCCTCGAACGGCGTGCCTATGGGCGCTCCACTGCGCCCTTTGGCTGGTGCCATACCTGCTGGTCAAGGCCGCCCGAAAAAACTTCTTGTCTGCGCTCCCAGTAACGCAGCTGTTGATGAATTAGTACTTCGTCTAAAGAGTGGTGTCAAGACTAGCAGTGGAAAAACGAAGCCTATCAATGTACTTCGTCTCGGCAGGAGCGATGCTATTAACGCTGCCGTCAAGGATGTCACGCTCGACGAACTTGTCCGAAATCGAATGGAGGGTGACAATACCAAGGACAAAGCCAAAGCCGAAAGAGACAAGCTTCACGGAGACGCGGCGAAAATCAGGGAAGAGCTTGCAGAAATTAGACAGCTCCTTGATGAAGCTCGTGCACAGGATAATCGTATCACACAAAACACCCTCTCCCGAAAATTTGACGAGCTAAAGCGGCAGCAAATGAACATTGGTAAACAAATCGACGCAAACAAGGATAGCGGCAATTCCCTTGCTCGAGAGATGGAGATGCGTCGCAGACAAGTTCAGCAGGAAATCCTCAACTCTGCTCATGTGCTTTGTGCAACACTTAGTGGTAGTGGACATGAAATGTTCCGCAACTTAGATGTTGAGTTTGAAACCGTTATTATCGATGAAGCTGCTCAATGTGTCGAGCTCAGCGCCTTGATTCCACTCAAATATGGATGCTGCAAATGTATACTTGTGGGTGACCCCAAGCAGCTTCCTCCAACCGTTTTGTCTCAGTCTGCTGCACGTTTTGGCTACGACCAGAGTTTGTTCGTTCGAATGCAACAGAACCATCCCAAGTCTGTCCATCTACTCGATATGCAATACCGAATGCATCCAGAGATCAGCATGTTTCCCAGCAAAGAATTCTACGAAGGACAGCTCCAAGACGGGCAAGACATGCTGCAGCTTCGACACCAGCCCTGGCATCAGAGTGCTCTCCTTGGCCCTTATCGGTTCTTTGATGTGGAGGGTGTTCAAGAAAAAGGCAGAAAAGGTCAATCACTGGTTAACACTAGAGAACTGCAAGTTGCCATGGAGATGTATGACCGTTTCAGTAAAGAGTACAAGCAATGTGATCTTACAGGCAAGATTGGCATCATTACCCCATATAAAGCTCAATTGTTTGAGCTGAGGAATCGTTTTACAAGTCGATACGGCGAAAATATCACTGATATCATCGAATTCAACACTACAGACGCCTTTCAAGGTCGAGAATGTGAAATTATCATATTCTCCTGCGTACGAGCCAGCTCAACGGGAGGTATTGGTTTTATGACGGATATTCGCCGTATGAATGTTGGTTTGACTCGTGCCAAATCATCACTGTGGATTCTAGGAGACTCTAGAGCATTGGTTCAGGGTGAGTTCTGGAAGAAATTGATTGAAGATGCCAAAGCCAGAGACAGATACACAAAGGGCGATATACTAGGCATGTTCAGACGGCCTTTACGAAGAGCAAGCCCGTCAAGCTACCAAGCGCCTCAAAAGGAATCTCCCAAAGATATCGAGATGCTCGACTCCCCTGCTGCAAAACCTATCATGGATGGTGTGAAGAATATCAAATCAGGACCATCGACTGACCTGCCGGCCTTGAGCAACGGAAGCCAATCCCGAAAGACTACTGACGGCAGTATACCGAATGTTGTTCCACGCGGAGCGGGTCTGCCCGTGATACACACTTCAGATAACCAAGCTTCTGAGCCAAAGAAGCGACCGCTGGACGGGTCAGAGCCTGGACAGCAAGCAGCAAAGAGAGTATGTGGCATATCAGTGGCAGTCCAAACAACCAGCAACCAAGCACAGATTTCTAATACAACAGCAGATTGCGAGTACGCAGCGAGGCGGCCTGATGGGCAAATTCGGACAAAAACCTGTCAAAcagacgatgccgccgccgcccaaggATCCGTCGGCAATGTCAGTCCTCGGGATGGTACCCCCGGAACGACCCCCTCCTCCAGCGATGAATTCGAAAGCGATTCCGATGAATCAGGCACCGAATGGGTCGATGTCGACATCGGGTCAACCCAGTAGCTCCGTGACTGGTACAAAGGTGCGTTTTGAGGCGGATGTCACTGTTGTCTTGGAAACGTAGCTGACGATTGCAAAATAGTCGATGAATAAGCCTATACCAACGGCGCCACGGAAGAAGGCGAAACCAAGTTTATTTATGCCCAAAAAGAGGTGATGTCGTAGGAGATGAAGACTATTTTGCTTTCTTTCAATGAAAGTGGGATGGCACATTAGCATTGCGAAGGCGCATAACATAGACGGGTGGGGAGCATTTGTATAGGCGTTTTTTCCCTCTTGATGATGCCATGTGATATGCGCATGTGGTGCATTCATTAAGGGTTAGATTTGAATAGGGAGCGCACGTAGAGATGGGTTTTGGTAGGCTTCTCGGGTATTGAGAATAGAAGATTTGATGGGGATGGATGAGAACGACCAGCCAAAGTTTGAtgatggctgatgatgcGGCTATTCCACGAACGATTGACACCAGGAAATAGTTGCTTCGCTGCGATACTCACTTGAACACAATGGTGTGCATTTGTGCTAGGGAGACATCCCCCTATTCCTGGGTGCTAGCTACCATTGATGCATTCCGATCTACCCAGTAGTACCTACTCCGTAACTACCTAAGTTACCTCGTATTATGTATGGAAAGGTACTCCGTTCGTAGTTCTTACGTAGTAGTAACTGATTCTTGTTTGGACAATGCCGCAAGGAGGAAGCATGAAATGTCTCAGCCAACGACAGCCGTATCTATGTCTCAGATTGGTTcctgcttgcttctctgggCAGAGACATGGAGGTTGGGTTTTGGACCAGGGAGAATTCGGGCACCCACCCTTGTTCAGATTCTCTCCCGAAATTTAAAACACTACGAAATTGTTCACCAGGGGAAGTCGTACATACAACGGCAGTCACCGTGACGATGGAAAGGCACCGATGGCGAAACCCCTGAGCGCCCCAGGTTTTTGTGGCTGCAAGAAACCCTTGCTGGTGGTGATCTCAgatgcgatgcgatgcgatgcgCAGCTGCGTTCCTCGCCTGTTGTGCATACTTGTACGTGTCATTGTGACTACCACTGGCAGTTCGTAATGCTACGTAATGTGAGTCTCTGCCGTGGTCGTGAACCCTGTCATGACAGACAACATGGCTATCATGTACTCGGTATTGCCTGGGTTGCTTTGTGGGCACGGTAGGCAACTGGGACAATTCTGTTGTAAAATATTTGTCATGAGGCCCCGTACTCCTTGTTTAAGTATCTTGGTATTGGGCATTGCATTGGTTGCTTGCAAGGTGCAAGGGaaacatgtctggttggacaTACTGTATGTACAAGTATGTATCGACTGTCTCTCTACGCCAAGGTCCAGAGGTGATGGGCAAGTGGTGGGTGGTTCGTGGCTGCCAACGGAGCGACATCCAGTGTCGATCGTCGAAGTGGCGCCTGGCC is a genomic window containing:
- the SEN1 gene encoding Helicase SEN1 — translated: MSDLNEELAKWYEELQKLPHDCHLLCPKIDSDDRENYKTFDDPESQITVEDKKQRIEDGHHRIEITYWNSLIFGFDKSEAGKWAEEFKDRLEHVLRSCSECVLNWHMQRQVYLQRFSEKWNEQVIEHIEQMLNRIDIARISCNLQWAKEYIGKIEERGDVFKKTQLGEKLPEVLIAVYEALCCMPFMSTPDQRALFQYVFMRLQGKSYLKLGRSDPLPGMTYFLFDQKNDDRRKWAQENWKFINSKSMTEAQFDWAVSNGLTSAIDDIARIQVTPQFSDEERLAIERFWEGFEIILTKLPENLIHSRLRSLELRQGSSIYDLLFRHIQTCPSEGMLVVTIRVLTIFLKDYPKAFWDVIGDARPNVIADLLFASPVYKVLLRQSLDDCWSGFSMDSDVVPFPTSWIQPWLMSLGRDRRYDACEVLMHTLFATLAKDPFIGEPGQAACIRAGFDAINFTLKSFLDPDIQTASGTTHLYAGGAFNLVVKNKDLILESLRPPQDSREGWTTFRVSDAAMSVLHAAMKLDMKMFLEEFQAIHNKKQLQSTILRESKTFWETIVETFDSSGDQVTLAKDVLVSLGPLISVEQIRPRKSINKLDESSQRFNTSLGSIADVLARILGRVSEVDATDLNLLFADRLSFQVIVGLSVHDDSNLAEGSAEILKSWTGELSRSGAIEHMSQLHPEQTLSSIVWTLERVLKPPFPWGPIRPLLNMSRDVLRGLSDPTSGVLRTKTLNSKSVAVVLRWWNEQWRFVSKSCLNIESWSFCISNAIMTEFCREIMELAEALIAEDGLLTSATALGKSEQDVMPIILGPAKENFRGMENMIRLKDRWLVDVTVRVLGKILTRLRENKLEINAGSRKLITDACIPTGTTGKYLRSTNLTDQQRAELLQALGHDEEVQILQLGPTTSVVDRTTALDKERSKKQSKLDAWSKSAPPGTPSDKVGRSNRDDVLEFSRSADSPILKQLAAQQARSKSKGPDMKAILALKESRQRERAEKAKRDAEAIARAKKIRGELVPGEGSGAQSLASTGKDNARSEIMVNSSDEESDDDSADSDSDEQLATLSTGGQKGLDEHEKRRQQALRDRLRRPVKKIRQQRSVKEMRARLIPPMDRLHNTILAWDIFHQGNDPPNGPAASEVATKYPDPRSYQATFFPLLASEAWRSFVTAKDEITAQPFGMKLASRASVDSFLEVAFTLPVVQNRERGVSEGDILLVSEAESPLQNPISRHCLARVHRITYKKDLIEITYRVASRNNQLSTLLMPGVTIYGVKITNMTTIEREYAALESLQYYDLMDEILKAEPSPILRYGEEKISNAMQNWTLNHGQAVAVLGAQDNDGFTLIQGPPGTGKTKTITAMVGSLLSEQLAQASNGVPMGAPLRPLAGAIPAGQGRPKKLLVCAPSNAAVDELVLRLKSGVKTSSGKTKPINVLRLGRSDAINAAVKDVTLDELVRNRMEGDNTKDKAKAERDKLHGDAAKIREELAEIRQLLDEARAQDNRITQNTLSRKFDELKRQQMNIGKQIDANKDSGNSLAREMEMRRRQVQQEILNSAHVLCATLSGSGHEMFRNLDVEFETVIIDEAAQCVELSALIPLKYGCCKCILVGDPKQLPPTVLSQSAARFGYDQSLFVRMQQNHPKSVHLLDMQYRMHPEISMFPSKEFYEGQLQDGQDMLQLRHQPWHQSALLGPYRFFDVEGVQEKGRKGQSLVNTRELQVAMEMYDRFSKEYKQCDLTGKIGIITPYKAQLFELRNRFTSRYGENITDIIEFNTTDAFQGRECEIIIFSCVRASSTGGIGFMTDIRRMNVGLTRAKSSLWILGDSRALVQGEFWKKLIEDAKARDRYTKGDILGMFRRPLRRASPSSYQAPQKESPKDIEMLDSPAAKPIMDGVKNIKSGPSTDLPALSNGSQSRKTTDGSIPNVVPRGAGLPVIHTSDNQASEPKKRPLDGSEPGQQAAKRVCGISVAVQTTSNQAQISNTTADCEYAARRPDGQIRTKTCQTDDAAAAQGSVGNVSPRDGTPGTTPSSSDEFESDSDESGTEWVDVDIGSTQ